Sequence from the Sphingomicrobium clamense genome:
TGACCGCATTGTTCGGGTCGTTGCTCAAGGATCCCAATGGCCAGCTCACCATGCAGGCGCAGACCGAGAACGGCATCGTCGATCTCATGGTGTGCGACTACAAGGCGGGCGAATTGCGCGGCTATGTCCGCCACGATGCCAGGAAGCTGGCCGAGGCGCCTGCCGACCCCAACCTCTTCTCCTTGTTCGGCAAGGGCTATCTCGCGGTCACCTTCGACCAGCCCGCGACCAACGACCGCTACCAGGGGGTCGTCGCGCTCGAGGGCGAAAGCCTCGCCGAAGCCGCCCAGAGCTTCTTCGCCCAGTCCGAGCAGATCCCCTCGATCGTTCGCCTCGCGACCAAGAAGGACGATGACGGCTGGATCGGGGGCGGCATCATGTTCCAGCACCTGCCCGAAGGGGAGGAAGGGCGCGAGCGGCTTCACACCAAGCTCGACCACCCCGACTGGCCCCATGTCGCAATCCTCGCGGGCTCGGTAAAGGAAAGCGAACTGGTCGACCCCGACCTGTCCCCGGACCAATTGCTCTGGCGCCTGTTTCACGAGGAAGACGAGATCAGGGTCCATGAGCCGACGAGCCTGTCGAAGGGGTGCCGCTGCGACATGGACTATATCCGCTCGGTGATCGCGCGCTTCCCGGCGGACGAGCGCAAGGAGATGGTCGGCGAGGACGGGATGATCAGCGTCGACTGCGCCTTTTGCGCGACCAGTTTCCCGATCGATCCGGAAGCGGTCGATTAATCGTTTTCCGTTTAACTTCTGTTAATCGGGAAATGTGGTAAGCTGTCGTCATGAACAGGCGGAAACTCGTTGCAGGACTGGCGATTCTCGCTGCGCCGGCGCTGATCGCGGCGTCGCAGGCGCTTCCGCGCGCGCTGCAACAGGCACAGCCGGGATTGTGGGAAATCAGCGATCCGTCGGGCGACCGCCGAACCCAGCGCATCTGTTTCCGTGATCTCTCCGCTATGGCCCAGGTCGAACATCGCGGCCGCCAATGCACCCGCGTCACGATCAAGGACGATCCGCGCCTCGCCCAAATCCACTACACGTGCGTCGGCGGCGGCTTCGGCCGCGCCACGCTGGAACCGGTTACGCCGCGCAACTTCCGGCTGGTGACGCAGGGCATCGACGGCGGTCTCCCCTTCCACCATACGCTCGCGGCACGCCGGGTGGGGAATTGCAGCAACTAGCGTCTGGTTCGCACAGGCGCTAAGGGCGCGCCCATGAGTAAGAAACGCGCCGTCATCCTCCTGTCGGGAGGACTGGATTCGATGGTCTGTGCTGCGCTGGCGCGTGAGCAGGGCTATGAAGTGCTCGCGCTCACCATCGATTATCACCAGCGGCACCGCGTCGAGCTGGAGGCGGCCAAGCGGGTCGCGGCCGCGCTCGCCGACCGGCACATCATCCTGCCGCTCGACCTGTCGGCGTTCGGCGGCAGCGCGCTGACCGACGATATCGATGTGCCCAAGGACGGGGTGGGCGAGGGCATTCCGGTGACCTACGTCCCCGCACGCAACACTGTATTCCTTTCCCTCGCGCTGGCGTGGGCCGAAGCGGCG
This genomic interval carries:
- a CDS encoding Hsp33 family molecular chaperone HslO, giving the protein MSELPVPTMDVVLRAMIPSRDARGRVARLGPVIDVILANHNYPPAIEKLLAEALVLTALFGSLLKDPNGQLTMQAQTENGIVDLMVCDYKAGELRGYVRHDARKLAEAPADPNLFSLFGKGYLAVTFDQPATNDRYQGVVALEGESLAEAAQSFFAQSEQIPSIVRLATKKDDDGWIGGGIMFQHLPEGEEGRERLHTKLDHPDWPHVAILAGSVKESELVDPDLSPDQLLWRLFHEEDEIRVHEPTSLSKGCRCDMDYIRSVIARFPADERKEMVGEDGMISVDCAFCATSFPIDPEAVD
- a CDS encoding DUF3617 domain-containing protein; translation: MNRRKLVAGLAILAAPALIAASQALPRALQQAQPGLWEISDPSGDRRTQRICFRDLSAMAQVEHRGRQCTRVTIKDDPRLAQIHYTCVGGGFGRATLEPVTPRNFRLVTQGIDGGLPFHHTLAARRVGNCSN